ATTTCAAGCGATAACAATAGTTCTCCCGCCTTTAAACTACTTAGAGATGAAGATAATGAACGTAAATTTATATTAAATGAGAAAGTAATGTTAAATAGCTATCTATTTATTAAAGTTCTTTTGAGAAGAATACTGGAAACTGACTTAGATTTCGAATACGTAGTAGATGATCTTGAGAAAAAGTTGGGGAATACACACCCTGTTGTTCTCTTCCTAAAACAATTTAAAGATGATTAGTGCTTTTTTACTTAAACTTCTGTTTAGTTTTTGGGGAAACTGATTATGAGTATCGATGAAAAGTTACATCTCATAACGAGAAATACCGCTGAGATTATAACTGTAGACGAGCTGAAGAAAAAAATAGAGAATAATAATAAATTAAAAGGCTACATAGGTTTCGAACCAAGTGGATTATTCCACATTGGATGGCTAATTTGGACTCAAAAGGTAAAGGACTTGATAGATGCAGGAGTTAATATGACCATATTAAGAGCTACATGGCATGCATGGATCAATGATAAACTAGGCGGTGATATGAATCTAATTAAGATGGCCGCCGATTATACGATAGAGGTAATACGAAATTATGGAGTTGACGTCTCTAAATTAAACATAGTAGATGCTGACGATATGGTTAAAGACAAGGATTATTGGGCTTTAGTTATAAAAGTGGCAAAAAATGCTAGCTTGGCTAGGATAAAGAGAGCGTTAACTATAATGGGAAGAAAAGCAGAAGAAGCTGAGATAGACGCTTCAAAACTCATATATCCTGCTATGCAAGTGAGTGATATATTCTATCTTGATTTAGATATCGCATTAGGTGGTACAGATCAGAGAAAAGCTCACATGTTAGCAAGGGACGTAGCGGAAAAAATGGGCAAAAAAAAGGTAATATCAATACATACCCCACTTCTAGTAGGTCTGCAAGGAGGACAAAGAATGAGTATAGTAGAAGGGATGGATGAGGATGATATACAAGCTGAAATAAAGATGAGTAAGTCAAAACCAGAGTCTGCAATTTTCGTTAACGACAGTAAGGAAGACGTTGAGAGGAAGATTATGGGCGCGTACTGCCCTAAGGGTGTAGCGGAAAATAACCCAGTACTCCAAATATTGAAATATATTATATTCCCACGCTATAATAATATAAAAATAGAAAGAGATATTAAATATGGTGGAGATGTAGAATTCAGAAGCTATGAGGATCTGGAGAAAGCGTACATTGAAGGAAAAATTCACCCAATGGATTTAAAGAGGGCTACTGCGAGAAAATTAAATGAAGTACTAGAACCCATAAGAAAAAGTTTAGAAAAGAAAGTTGAATTCGAAGAAATGATTCAAAAAATATCTAAAAATGTCACAAGGTAATGTAAAGGTGAGTTTCCAAATGAAATACAATATAAGATTAAAATTTGAAGTAGAGGGTATAGTTGAAAAAACCGACGTAATAGGTGCAATATTCGGCCAGACTGAAAACTTATTTGGTGATGAATTTGATTTAAGGGAATTACAAGATAAAGGAAGATTAGGAAGAATCATAGTAGAAGTTAAGACCAAAGGCGGTAAGAGTGAAGGAGAGGTAATAATACCATCTAATCTAGATAGAATAGAAACCGCGTTAATTGCGTCGATGGTAGAAAGCGTAGATAAAGTAGGGCCATATAACTCGAAGTTCGAACTAGTAGAAATAGAAGATATACGTGCTGAAAAACTCAAAAAAATCATAGAAAGAGCAAAAGGAATCTTATCAAGTTGGAGCAAAGAGAGATCTTTAGATATTAAAGAAGTATTAAACGAGATAAGCAGTGCGGTCAAAGTCGGGGAAATAACTGAGTATGGACCAGAAAAATTACCTGCAGGACCAGATGTAGATAAAGATCCTAATCTAATAATTGTTGAGGGAAGAGCAGATGTGATAAATCTGCTAAGATATGGTTATAGAAACGTAATTGCAATTGAAGGAGCTACATCAAGAATCCCAGAAACTGTAATTAATTTATCAAAAATGAAAAAAACAGTAATAGCTTTTCTAGATGGTGACCACGGTGGAG
The nucleotide sequence above comes from Sulfolobus tengchongensis. Encoded proteins:
- the dnaG gene encoding DNA primase DnaG codes for the protein MKYNIRLKFEVEGIVEKTDVIGAIFGQTENLFGDEFDLRELQDKGRLGRIIVEVKTKGGKSEGEVIIPSNLDRIETALIASMVESVDKVGPYNSKFELVEIEDIRAEKLKKIIERAKGILSSWSKERSLDIKEVLNEISSAVKVGEITEYGPEKLPAGPDVDKDPNLIIVEGRADVINLLRYGYRNVIAIEGATSRIPETVINLSKMKKTVIAFLDGDHGGDLILKELLSNNVKIDFVARAPVGREVEELTGKEIAKALSNMIPLSQYLKKLQEAEQAIAKNIAKEEESARVETSQLVQIALPQNILEEVKKLPGTLEGVLYDSNWNLIERVQVRDIIPKLEAYQDNKVSYIIFDGVITQRLLDLASQKNVKMIIGARIGGINKRPQNVDILTFTDIISS
- a CDS encoding tyrosine--tRNA ligase; its protein translation is MSIDEKLHLITRNTAEIITVDELKKKIENNNKLKGYIGFEPSGLFHIGWLIWTQKVKDLIDAGVNMTILRATWHAWINDKLGGDMNLIKMAADYTIEVIRNYGVDVSKLNIVDADDMVKDKDYWALVIKVAKNASLARIKRALTIMGRKAEEAEIDASKLIYPAMQVSDIFYLDLDIALGGTDQRKAHMLARDVAEKMGKKKVISIHTPLLVGLQGGQRMSIVEGMDEDDIQAEIKMSKSKPESAIFVNDSKEDVERKIMGAYCPKGVAENNPVLQILKYIIFPRYNNIKIERDIKYGGDVEFRSYEDLEKAYIEGKIHPMDLKRATARKLNEVLEPIRKSLEKKVEFEEMIQKISKNVTR